From Homo sapiens chromosome 6, GRCh38.p14 Primary Assembly, the proteins below share one genomic window:
- the MDC1 gene encoding mediator of DNA damage checkpoint protein 1 isoform X4, whose product MYHRLDVSLPFVSRGPLTVEETPRVQGETQPQRLLLAEDSEEEVDFLSERRMVKKSRTTSSSVIVPESDEEGHSPVLGGLGPPFAFNLNSDTDVEEGQQPATEEASSAARRGATVEAKQSEAEVVTEIQLEKDQPLVKERDNDTKVKRGAGNGVVPAGVILERSQPPGEDSDTDVDDDSRPPGRPAEVHLERAQPFGFIDSDTDAEEERIPATPVVIPMKKRKIFHGVGTRGPGAPGLAHLQESQAGSDTDVEEGKAPQAVPLEKSQASMVINSDTDDEEEVSAALTLAHLKESQPAIWNRDAEEDMPQRVVLLQRSQTTTERDSDTDVEEEELPVENREAVLKDHTKIRALVRAHSEKDQPPFGDSDDSVEADKSSPGIHLERSQASTTVDINTQVEKEVPPGSAIIHIKKHQVSVEGTNQTDVKAVGGPAKLLVVSLEEAWPLHGDCETDAEEGTSLTASVVADVRKSQLPAEGDAGAEWAAAVLKQERAHEVGAQGGPPVAQVEQDLPISRENLTDLVVDTDTLGESTQPQREGAQVPTGREREQHVGGTKDSEDNYGDSEDLDLQATQCFLENQGLEAVQSMEDEPTQAFMLTPPQELGPSHCSFQTTGTLDEPWEVLATQPFCLRESEDSETQPFDTHLEAYGPCLSPPRAIPGDQHPESPVHTEPMGIQGRGRQTVDKVMGIPKETAERVGPERGPLERETEKLLPERQTDVTGEEELTKGKQDREQKQLLARDTQRQESDKNGESASPERDRESLKVEIETSEEIQEKQVQKQTLPSKAFEREVERPVANRECDPAELEEKVPKVILERDTQRGEPEGGSQDQKGQASSPTPEPGVGAGDLPGPTSAPVPSGSQSGGRGSPVSPRRHQKGLLNCKMPPAEKASRIRAAEKVSRGDQESPDACLPPTVPEAPAPPQKPLNSQSQKHLAPPPLLSPLLPSIKPTVRKTRQDGSQEAPEAPLSSELEPFHPKPKIRTRKSSRMTPFPATSAAPEPHPSTSTAQPVTPKPTSQATRSRTNRSSVKTPEPVVPTAPELQPSTSTDQPVTSEPTSQVTRGRKSRSSVKTPETVVPTALELQPSTSTDRPVTSEPTSQATRGRKNRSSVKTPEPVVPTAPELQPSTSTDQPVTSEPTYQATRGRKNRSSVKTPEPVVPTAPELRPSTSTDRPVTPKPTSRTTRSRTNMSSVKTPETVVPTAPELQISTSTDQPVTPKPTSRTTRSRTNMSSVKNPESTVPIAPELPPSTSTEQPVTPEPTSRATRGRKNRSSGKTPETLVPTAPKLEPSTSTDQPVTPEPTSQATRGRTNRSSVKTPETVVPTAPELQPSTSTDQPVTPEPTSQATRGRTDRSSVKTPETVVPTAPELQASASTDQPVTSEPTSRTTRGRKNRSSVKTPETVVPAAPELQPSTSTDQPVTPEPTSRATRGRTNRSSVKTPESIVPIAPELQPSTSRNQLVTPEPTSRATRCRTNRSSVKTPEPVVPTAPEPHPTTSTDQPVTPKLTSRATRRKTNRSSVKTPKPVEPAASDLEPFTPTDQSVTPEAIAQGGQSKTLRSSTVRAMPVPTTPEFQSPVTTDQPISPEPITQPSCIKRQRAAGNPGSLAAPIDHKPCSAPLEPKSQASRNQRWGAVRAAESLTAIPEPASPQLLETPIHASQIQKVEPAGRSRFTPELQPKASQSRKRSLATMDSPPHQKQPQRGEVSQKTVIIKEEEEDTAEKPGKEEDVVTPKPGKRKRDQAEEEPNRIPSRSLRRTKLNQESTAPKVLFTGVVDARGERAVLALGGSLAGSAAEASHLVTDRIRRTVKFLCALGRGIPILSLDWLHQSRKAGFFLPPDEYVVTDPEQEKNFGFSLQDALSRARERRLLEGYEIYVTPGVQPPPPQMGEIISCCGGTYLPSMPRSYKPQRVVITCPQDFPHCSIPLRVGLPLLSPEFLLTGVLKQEAKPEAFVLSPLEMSST is encoded by the exons ATG TACCATCGCCTGGATGTCTCTCTGCCCTTTGTCTCCCGGGGCCCTCTGACAGTAGAAGAGACACCCAGAGTACAGGGAGAAACTCAACCCCAGAGGCTTCTGTTGGCTGAGGACTCGGAGGAGGAAGTAG attttctttctgaaaggCGTATGGTAAAAAAATCAAGGACCACATCTTCCTCTGTGATAGTTCCAGAGAG TGATGAAGAGGGGCATTCCCCGGTCCTGGGCGGCCTTGGGCCGCCTTTTGCCTTCAATTTGAACAGTGACACAGATGTGGAAGAAGGTCAGCAACCAGCCACAGAGGAGGCCTCCTCAGCTGCCAGAAGAGGTGCCACTGTAGAGGCAAAGCAGTCTGAAGCTGAAGTTGTAACTGAAATCCAGCTTGAAAAGGATCAGCCTTTAGTGAAGGAGAGGGACAATGATACAAAAGTCAAGAGGGGTGCAGGGAATGGGGTGGTTCCAGCTGGGGTGATTCTGGAGAGGAGCCAACCTCCTGGAGAGGACAGTGACACAGATGTGGATGATGACAGCAGGCCTCCTGGAAGGCCAGCTGAGGTCCATTTGGAAAGGGCTCAGCCTTTTGGCTTCATCGACAGCGACACTGATGCGGAAGAAGAGAGGATCCCAGCAACCCCAGTTGTCATTCCTATGAAGAAGAGGAAGATCTTCCATGGAGTAGGTACAAGGGGTCCTGgagcaccaggcctggcccatcTGCAGGAGAGCCAGGCTGGTAGTGATACAGATGTGGAAGAAGGCAAGGCCCCACAGGCTGTCCCTCTGGAGAAAAGCCAAGCTTCCATGGTTATCAACAGCGATACAGATGACGAGGAAGAAGTCTCAGCAGCGCTGACTTTGGCACATCTGAAAGAGAGCCAGCCTGCTATATGGAACAGAGATGCAGAAGAGGACATGCCCCAACGTGTGGTCCTTCTGCAGCGAAGCCAAACCACCACTGAGAGAGACAGTGACACAGACGTGGAGGAGGAAGAGCTCCCAGTGGAAAATAGAGAAGCTGTCCTCAAGGATCACACAAAGATTAGAGCCCTTGTTAGAGCACATTCAGAAAAGGACCAACCTCCTTTTGGGGACAGTGATGACAGTGTGGAAGCAGATAAGAGCTCACCTGGGATCCACCTGGAGAGAAGCCAAGCCTCCACCACAGTGGACATCAACACACAAGTGGAGAAGGAAGTCCCGCCAGGGTCAGCCATTATACATATAAAGAAGCATCAGGTGTCTGTGGAGGGGACAAATCAAACAGATGTGAAAGCAGTTGGGGGACCAGCAAAGCTGCTTGTGGTATCTCTAGAGGAAGCCTGGCCTCTGCATGGGGACTGTGAAACAGATGCAGAGGAGGGCACCTCCCTAACAGCCTCAGTAGTTGCAGATGTAAGAAAGAGCCAGCTTCCAGCAGAAGGGGATGCTGGGGCAGAGTGGGCTGCAGCTGTTCTTAAGCAGGAGAGAGCTCATGAGGTGGGGGCCCAGGGTGGGCCACCTGTGGCACAAGTGGAGCAGGACCTCCCTATCTCAAGAGAGAACCTCACAGATCTGGTGGTGGACACAGACACTCTAGGGGAATCCACCCAGCCACAGAGAGAGGGAGCCCAGGTCCCcacaggaagggagagagaacaaCATGTGGGTGGGACCAAGGACTCTGAAGACAACTATGGTG ATTCTGAAGATCTGGACCTACAAGCTACCCAGTGCTTTCTGGAGAATCAGGGCCTGGAAG CAGTCCAGAGCATGGAGGATGAACCTACCCAGGCCTTCATGTTGACTCCACCCCAAGAGCTTGGCCCTTCCCATTGCAGCTTCCAGACAACAG gTACCCTAGATGAACCATGGGAGGTCCTGGCTACACAGCCATTCTGTCTGAGAGAGTCTGAGGACTCTGAGACCCAGCCTTTTGACACGCACCTTGAGGCCTATGGACCTTGCCTGTCTCCACCTAGGGCAATACCAGGAGACCAACATCCAGAGAGCCCAGTTCACACAGAGCCAATGGGGATTCAAGGCAGAGGGAGGCAGACTGTGGATAAAGTCATGGGTATACCAAAAGAAACAGCAGAGAGGGTGGGCCCTGAGAGAGGGCCAttggagagagaaactgagaaacTGCTACCAGAAAGACAGACAGATGTGACAGGAGAGGAAGAATTAACCAAGGGGAAACAGGACAGAGAACAAAAACAGTTGTTAGCTAGAGACACCCAGAGACAAGAATCTGACAAAAATGGGGAAAGTGCAAGTCCTGAAAGAGATAGGGAGAGTTTGAAGGTAGAAATTGAGACATCTGAGGAAATACAAGAGAAACAAGTACAGAAGCAGACCCTTCCAAGCAAAGCATTTGAGAGAGAAGTAGAGAGACCAGTAGCAAACAGAGAGTGCGATCCAGCCGAGTTAGAAGAGAAGGTGCCCAAAGTGATCCTGGAGAGAGATACACAGAGAGGGGAGCCAGAGGGAGGGAGCCAGGACCAGAAAGGGCAGGCCTCCAGCCCAACACCAGagcctggggtgggggcgggggaccTTCCGGGACCTACCTCAGCCCCCGTACCTTCTGGGAGCCAGTCAGGTGGAAGGGGATCCCCAGTGAGCCCCAGGAGGCATCAGAAAG GCCTCCTGAATTGCAAGATGCCACCTGCTGAGAAGGCTTCCAGGATCAGAGCTGCTGAGAAGGTTTCCAGG GGCGATCAGGAATCTCCAGATGCTTGTCTGCCTCCTACAGTACCTgaagccccagccccaccccaaaaGCCCCTTAACTCTCAGAGCCAGAAACATCTTGCACCTCCGCCCCTTCTTTCTCCCCTTTTACCTTCTATCAAGCCAACCGTTCGTAAGACCAGGCAAGATGGGAGTCAGGAAGCTCCAGAGGCTCCCTTGTCCTCAGAGCTGGAGCCTTTCCACCCAAAGCCTAAAATTAGAACTCGGAAGTCCTCCAGAATGACACCCTTTCCAGCTACCTCTGCTGCCCCTGAGCCCCACCCTTCCACCTCCACAGCCCAGCCAGTCACTCCCAAGCCCACATCTCAGGCCACTAGGAGCAGGACAAATAGGTCCTCTGTCAAGACCCCTGAACCAGTTGTCCCCACAGCCCCTGAGCTCCAGCCTTCCACCTCCACAGACCAGCCTGTCACCTCTGAGCCCACATCTCAGGTTACTAGGGGAAGAAAAAGTAGATCCTCTGTCAAGACCCCTGAAACAGTTGTGCCCACAGCCCTTGAGCTCCAGCCTTCCACCTCCACCGACCGACCTGTCACCTCTGAACCCACCTCTCAGGCTACTAGGGGAAGAAAAAATAGATCCTCTGTCAAGACCCCTGAACCAGTTGTCCCCACAGCCCCTGAGCTCCAGCCTTCCACCTCCACAGACCAGCCTGTCACTTCTGAGCCCACATATCAGGCTACTAGGGGAAGAAAAAATAGATCCTCTGTCAAGACCCCTGAACCAGTTGTGCCCACAGCCCCTGAGCTCCGGCCTTCCACCTCCACAGACCGACCTGTCACCCCCAAGCCCACATCTCGGACCACTAGGAGCAGGACAAATATGTCCTCTGTCAAGACCCCTGAAACAGTTGTCCCCACAGCCCCTGAGCTCCAGATTTCCACCTCCACAGACCAACCTGTCACCCCTAAGCCCACATCTCGGACCACTAGGAGCAGGACAAATATGTCCTCTGTGAAGAACCCTGAATCAACTGTCCCTATAGCCCCTGAGCTCCCACCTTCCACCTCCACAGAGCAGCCTGTCACCCCTGAGCCCACATCTCGGGCTACTAGGGGAAGAAAAAATAGATCCTCTGGCAAGACCCCTGAAACACTTGTCCCCACAGCCCCTAAGCTCGAGCCTTCCACTTCCACAGACCAACCTGTCACTCCTGAGCCCACATCTCAGGCCACCAGGGGCAGGACAAATAGGTCCTCTGTGAAGACCCCTGAAACAGTTGTCCCCACAGCCCCTGAGCTCCAGCCTTCCACCTCCACAGACCAGCCTGTTACCCCTGAGCCTACGTCTCAGGCTACTAGGGGAAGAACAGATAGATCCTCTGTCAAGACTCCTGAAACAGTTGTCCCCACAGCCCCTGAGCTACAGGCTTCCGCCTCCACAGACCAGCCTGTCACCTCTGAGCCCACATCTCGGACCACTAGGGGAAGAAAAAATCGGTCCTCTGTCAAGACCCCTGAAACAGTTGTGCCCGCAGCCCCTGAGCTCCAGCCTTCCACCTCCACAGACCAACCTGTCACCCCTGAGCCCACATCTCGGGCCACTAGGGGCAGGACAAATAGGTCCTCTGTCAAGACCCCTGAATCAATTGTCCCTATAGCCCCTGAGCTTCAGCCTTCCACCTCCAGAAACCAGCTTGTCACCCCTGAGCCCACATCTCGGGCCACTAGGTGCAGGACAAATAGGTCCTCTGTCAAGACCCCTGAGCCAGTTGTCCCCACAGCCCCTGAGCCCCATCCTACCACCTCCACAGACCAGCCTGTCACCCCCAAGCTCACATCTAGGGCCACTAGGAGAAAGACAAATAGGTCCTCTGTCAAGACTCCCAAACCAGTTGAACCAGCAGCCTCTGATCTTGAGCCTTTTACCCCCACAGACCAGTCCGTCACCCCTGAGGCCATAGCTCAGGGTGGTCAGAGCAAAACACTGAGGTCTTCCACAGTAAGAGCTATGCCGGTTCCTACCACCCCTGAATTCCAATCTCCTGTCACCACAGACCAGCCTATTTCCCCTGAGCCTATTACTCAACCCAGTTGCATCAAGAGGCAGAGAGCCGCTGGGAACCCTGGCTCCCTCGCAGCTCCCATTGACCATAAGCCTTGCTCTGCACCCTTGGAACCTAAATCCCAGGCCTCAAGGAACCAAAGATGGGGAGCAGTGAGAGCAGCTGAATCCCTTACAGCCATTCCTGAGCCTGCCTCTCCCCAGCTTCTTGAGACACCAATTCATGCCTCCCAGATCCAAAAGGTGGAACCAGCAGGTAGATCTAGGTTCACCCCGGAGCTCCAGCCTAAGGCCTCTCAAAGCCGCAAGAGGTCTTTAGCTACCATGGATTCACCACCACATCAAAAACAGCCCCAAAGAGGGGAAGTCTCCCAGAAGACAGTGATTatcaaggaagaggaagaagatacTGCAGAGAAGCCAGGGAAGGAAGAG GATGTCGTGACTCCaaaaccaggcaagagaaagagagaccaggCAGAGGAGGAGCCCAACAGAATACCAAGCCGCAGCCTCCGACGGACCAAACTTAACCAAGAATCAACAGCCCCCAAA